A window of the Gloeothece verrucosa PCC 7822 genome harbors these coding sequences:
- a CDS encoding DNA methyltransferase, translating into MYQLSLFDLIPDSNYKPSSTVNVPKINKLRKLADNLQRKIDDKLNPAIASQRVTRRRANIVASMRQDALKLQGIQSYLYAIADALLKGKLPQILSSINTVAQVEVLWSFGNEKWNHKNLEEVFCDEWYADYRKRLIQANITNINQLNSAIAAIKELSPPVKEDPIAVQIRQLEHSLIGYDIPGYFPTPDNICKQMVQLACLEPQMKVWEPGAGNGQIVETIKESVDVDLTVSEINPTLRQILTLKGFNVIAADCFTVKEKFNRILMNPPFSGEEIKHIYHAYSCLKDDGRLISIVPESITFRKNKIYQEFREWLDDKCVFNEALPKGSFLNSSRSTGVSTRILVIQK; encoded by the coding sequence ATGTATCAACTATCGCTCTTTGATTTAATTCCCGATTCCAATTATAAACCCTCAAGCACTGTCAATGTCCCAAAAATCAATAAATTAAGGAAATTAGCTGATAATCTACAGCGTAAAATTGATGACAAATTAAACCCTGCAATCGCATCTCAACGAGTAACCCGACGTAGGGCTAATATAGTAGCATCAATGCGACAGGATGCGTTAAAACTTCAGGGCATACAAAGTTATCTTTATGCTATTGCTGATGCTCTCTTAAAAGGAAAGCTACCACAAATTTTAAGTAGCATCAATACTGTTGCTCAAGTCGAAGTTTTATGGTCATTCGGTAACGAAAAATGGAATCACAAAAATCTTGAGGAAGTTTTTTGTGATGAATGGTATGCCGATTATCGTAAGCGATTAATACAGGCTAATATTACCAATATTAATCAATTAAACAGTGCAATCGCAGCCATCAAAGAATTATCGCCACCGGTTAAAGAAGACCCTATAGCCGTACAAATCAGGCAACTTGAACATAGCCTAATTGGGTATGATATTCCTGGTTATTTCCCGACTCCTGATAATATTTGTAAGCAAATGGTACAGTTAGCTTGTCTTGAACCCCAAATGAAAGTATGGGAACCTGGGGCTGGTAATGGACAAATTGTTGAAACAATAAAAGAATCTGTTGATGTCGATTTAACTGTATCCGAAATTAACCCAACCCTTAGACAAATACTAACATTAAAAGGGTTCAATGTAATTGCTGCTGATTGCTTTACGGTTAAAGAAAAATTTAACCGTATTTTGATGAATCCGCCTTTCTCAGGGGAAGAAATAAAACATATTTATCACGCCTATTCCTGTTTAAAAGATGACGGACGACTAATAAGCATTGTACCAGAATCAATAACATTTCGTAAAAACAAAATATATCAAGAGTTCAGAGAGTGGCTTGATGATAAATGTGTTTTCAATGAGGCTTTGCCAAAAGGAAGTTTTCTTAATAGTAGCAGGTCAACTGGAGTAAGTACAAGAATTTTAGTGATTCAAAAGTAA
- a CDS encoding bifunctional DNA primase/polymerase, translating to MYAVTIPEPQSFIHYLSILPPHWPLIPVNRNKQPIGHQWQNHPFTRDQLITNLTGRGYLVVLNKYYQRYPIRPPGIGILLGHNSKEFLVALDVDGYSAQSFIQELLPRLPPTIAFTSGRPGRCQYLFKLPPGHSIKPFKRITGPGEALEIRATGQQSVLPPSPHPVTGQYFWLGGCRPDEMEVAIIPEQIIDLAQSPKRTKKIQPITKAPLIREVRHDRATTIEAAKSALSLIHANFADDYDSWIRIGMSLHFISFSLLDDWDRWSQLSAKYQPGECYYKWASFKGSGVSDRTLWYYVKLSR from the coding sequence ATGTATGCTGTAACCATTCCTGAACCTCAATCGTTCATCCACTATCTTTCCATCCTCCCTCCTCATTGGCCTCTCATTCCCGTAAACCGCAACAAACAACCCATAGGACACCAATGGCAAAATCATCCCTTCACCCGTGATCAATTAATAACGAACCTAACCGGACGCGGCTACCTAGTCGTTCTCAACAAATACTATCAACGCTATCCGATTCGGCCTCCAGGTATTGGGATCTTACTGGGGCACAATTCAAAAGAATTCCTTGTAGCCCTGGACGTTGATGGTTATTCGGCTCAATCTTTTATCCAAGAACTATTGCCACGCTTACCCCCAACAATAGCATTCACCTCTGGTCGTCCTGGGCGTTGTCAGTATTTATTTAAGCTGCCTCCTGGTCATAGTATCAAACCATTCAAGAGGATAACAGGACCAGGAGAAGCCTTAGAGATTCGTGCAACCGGTCAGCAATCGGTTTTGCCGCCATCCCCGCATCCAGTAACTGGCCAGTATTTTTGGCTCGGTGGTTGTCGTCCTGATGAAATGGAGGTGGCGATCATACCAGAACAAATAATAGATCTTGCCCAATCCCCGAAACGGACAAAAAAGATTCAGCCGATTACAAAAGCTCCCTTGATAAGGGAAGTACGACATGATAGAGCAACCACCATAGAAGCGGCTAAGTCGGCACTATCATTAATTCATGCCAATTTTGCTGATGACTATGATAGTTGGATTCGCATCGGCATGAGTCTTCATTTTATATCGTTTTCTCTGCTAGATGACTGGGATAGATGGAGCCAATTATCAGCTAAATATCAACCCGGCGAATGTTACTATAAATGGGCATCATTCAAGGGTTCAGGGGTAAGTGATCGTACACTTTGGTATTACGTAAAACTCTCCAGATGA